From Micropterus dolomieu isolate WLL.071019.BEF.003 ecotype Adirondacks linkage group LG06, ASM2129224v1, whole genome shotgun sequence:
TGCagataaaatgtcttttaaaagaGCGTTCACTGACACCAAATTATTTTCcatgagaaaaatatttttagcaACATATTTAGTAAGCCCCAGAAACCACTAGAGGGAGCTGCAGCAGATAGGGTACTGTGTTTTGATGAAATTGATGACATCAGTTGTTAAATGTCCTGTTATGGACAATTGATATTTAGTGTGTTCTGGTTTGAATTTAGGAGCTGGACATGAAAAGTGAAAATCAGTTATCTGGCAGCTGTGAGAATCTGTTTCACACCACCGTCTTGAAGGTACTAAattcttgaaaaaaaacaaactctagTGCTCAATTTTTCTGTCTCACCATGGCTGCTGTTGTCATGTCAACATGAAGTGAAACCGGATCACAGAGGTCAGATTGTATGAGTTGATGATATCTTTGTGTTTGTCCTGTTGTGCATTGTATTTAGctagaaaattaaataaaaaacaaaaataattaaaagcaataaataaaatacattaaactaGACCAgactaaaattaaaatatgccAATCCTCTGCCATCACTTTTGCGCAAGTGTTTGCATTATCTATCACTACAGTTTACATGTCATAAATACTCTGGATGAATTTGGTCCAGACAAATTTAAAAACCTAGTGACGGTGTGAGCTGATTCTCTGGTTAGAATAATTTTTCTGAATGTATTcaaaaatctgtatttttagGAGAAAAAAGGAGGCCTGGCTGGCATCTTCAAAAGATCAGTCAGCACTGACAACCTGTTTGACGAGGTCAGTGTCCGCCCAGCGTACACTCACAGCAGCATCCTCACATTGTTACACATGACAATAACTTTGACAAAAATAAGGTTGCAGAGTCACTGGGTTACCTAGAGAATCTACACCTTTTTTTATGGTGTGCTGAAGTGAACCCAGCTCCTGTCTGAAAGGTAGAAAATAAATAGTCTGCATGCTTTGAAATATGGTCGTCATGTAAAGAGCAATTTGAGGTAGCTGGCTAAACCACAAACCCAACTGTtctgtctatctttcttttGCACTCCAAtcgggaaaaaataaataacaaaatgctGTGTTAACAACCGTAACAACCGTCTCTCTtctctcatttgcattttcactGGTCAGGAGAAAGGTGGGCTGTTCAGTGGACTTCTCAAGAAGACACCCAAAGCATCTGGAGATGAGGCAGCTGCAGAGGTGAGCATGTGTGACCGGTTGCACCGCTGGCATAAGTGTCTGTGGTGACAGTGTTTGTGCACATTAATATACTGTTCGTCTTTTTTCAGGACAAGGACGACAAACTGTCAGCAAGTAACAACAGTCTGTTTGAAAACAGCAACACCAAGGTACTGTCttgagaaatgtttgtttttggatGTAAGCactataaaatttaaaaaaatgtttattttaatacacatgtaaaaacacactaGAATAGTATAAGCTTGTTTATTTTGGTATTTTCGGCCTCTAGTTAATGTAGTTACATTTCAATATGCTAGTTTTTtgaatttttcttttaactatGAACCATTACAAATACTCCTGATGTAATTTTTACAGTCActataatgtttgttttcaggagaaaagtatttttagttgcatgtttaaaaagaaaacagcagaggGGAGTACAATAGATGAGGTCCAGTAATGACCCTTTCATATAAGGTTTACATTGTCCtatacattaaattacaacacattgtatttttgtgctagtctttttaatatattttttctttttcaggaatTAAACACAGATGAGGACAAGTTATCTGCCAGTTGGGAAAATCTTTTAGACGCAACCACATCAAAGGTACAACTGTTGTCCGACGATCACAGTCTCAGCCTGTTTATCTCTGTTACACCATTGATTATTGACTGTTATAGTCTGGATGTTTCATATGTTGCAGGAGAAGACCGGAGGACTAGCAGGGATCTTCAAAAAGTCTCCCAAACCAGCTCTGCGCGCAATCGTTACTAAGGTGACCAAATTAACTTCTGTATGGTTGCTGGTTGTCTACAAAAGGtgtcatttacttttttaagcTAATCATATTGTGGTAAATTCATCAAAAATAACCTtaaaaaagtttaaacaaattcccaacaaaatgttaaagttcctttttattttccagGATCCTCTCAGTGACACAAGGAAACTGTCTACCAGCTGCGACAGCCTCACAGAAACTGCACAggtaaaaatagatttttttaatgcTATTTACATGgacttatttttacttttaaacatcTGAGTAGGTTTTTGACCCCGTGTTGAACTTTGTTACCTGCTTTTGAAAGGGTTCCCCAACAACCTCACCCGAGAGTTTCAGGGATTTATAACTTATTCTAACACTGAAATTTTAAAGTAAGTgaattcctgttttgttttttgtttttatttgaaaggATGATTTTGGTGAATTGTCGACCATTAATAATACACTTTCTGAAGCCACAAGCACCACAAAGGTGAGTCTTGTTGAGTGTACTGACGACAAAGACAGCAAAACatataaaactaaaaactgtCGAATATCATAACATGCAAATCAAATcagtaaatatgtttttatatatattcagAGCATCTTTAGTTGCTTCTTTGACAATCTCAAATATACAGATTGGAAATGATTAAATAGCTACAAATCTCTCCTATATGACTTCTGTTACTCCTATTAGAGCTATTGTTCCAACTACTACTGATTGCACAACTTGtacatatacaatataaatacatttcatgtCTCTCAGTACTGATAATATTGTACATGATGTTCAACTGTTTGGGTGTCCTCCTAAAAATCCCAGCGAATACTCCTTTTTCATCCTGTTAAAAAATCAAACATGAAGCATCAATTTGAgtcacaaaacaaatgaaaattgaaaaaaacgACTAATAtagaatgaattaataaaaaccATTATAACACTAATGATAGGTTACATGAGAAGAGTTGGCATTGCGAGTGAGTTAGATCGTCCCTCTAAACTGGATCAAGTGTTTGTACAGGTTTTAAGCAATTATCTCTGCTATCTTCACTGTTGAAAGAAGTATCCAGATCCTTAACTTAATTATAAATACAGCTACCACGCTGTAAAAAGACTCCACTAcaggtaaaagtcctgcattcgaAACTTACTTAAAGATATAATATTTAACTGTTctgcatgggtattgcacaggtcagctggccacaataaaaggcttcttcaaaatgtgcagttccatcacacagcacaatgcgaCAGATGTTGCAGTTTTTGAGGGAACGTGCATATTGGCATGCTGAcagcaggaatgtccaccagccAGTTGAATGTTCATAAGccatctccaaaggcgtttcagagactttggcagtacatccaacacAACCGCAAACCACATGTacccacaccagcccaggacctccacatcatTACATTTTCACCAACTACGTTGTTAAtgttttgatgtgagagacccttAGTGGCAGAAATTATACACTTGGCATTTAAGTAAAAGTTTGGGAGTATTATCGGCAAAACTGTACGTATAGTTTCAAAAGTTAAAGTATTCATTTTGCAGTAAATTGGTCCCTGacagtgttttacttttataactaatgtttctggattaattaCTGCTCCATTAATGTGAATGCtccattttactgctgtagatgtttaaggttttgttaattttaactactttatatgctGTTTGAAATCTATAGCAAATCCTTCATATTATATATGATCATCATAAATCCTTTGAAAACCATGTACTATATGTCTTAAAAGTCAGCCCTGTTTTCAGTTTGGTTTCCAACTGATCCGAAAAGGGGTTAAATCGTTTATTTAGTTTAAGAAGTAGGAAAATTTTCTCACCGTAAGGTTAATCCTTCAGTTCATCAGAAAAATTCAAATTCAGAATATCCAGATTTGGAGATGCAtagttttcactggacaggaagggCGTGGAAAATTGTAATCTGGTgtagtggagaaaaaaataaaatacttgctTCTGAGATGTagtgtagtagaagtataacattacataaaatggaagtactcaagtaaagtacaagtacctcaaatttgcaCTTacgtacagtacttgagtaaatgtagttaCACCACTGCTGGTTACCTCTATCTTCATTCGCAGGAAAGTGAGGACATGGAGGCACCAGAAGGAGGCGGGCTGAGAGGCAGGAGAACCATTAAGAAAAAAAGACGAGTGAGTTGttaattttacagaaacaacCAGAGACCGGACAGAAAGTAGCATGAGCAAGAACCAAAATGTAGTTCAACAGCTAGACCACTAGGTGTTTTAGGTTACTGTGTACTGTATCCACAcaggatattttattttttcctcttgCTTCTTCAGTTTGATGTTAAAGTCCTTTCCTCATTAAAAAacccctcctttcctcttgttttgtttaaatgttctcAGGTTGTGTCGTTCCGAATCAAGAAAACACTTCCCAAAATACCCAAGCTTAGTCTCACTTCACAGGTCTGTACTGATCTTAGTTACATTACCAGAGACAGGTCTGaaacttaaaataaagtttacttacaAGTACCTTAGTGGGACAGGATCAGTCCAAGAGGTTATTAGAAGTTGTCCAGGGCCATTGATTGTTCTGTCTCTACAAAAAtgctttttcctctttttaatttgtatttccTTTACTTGTTTACTGGTTTTGTAATTATGGAGTTAATGACATTGTAAATCTTTTCCTCCATAGGGTTCAGACAAGATGCCTTTTTTTGAGGAGACCTTTGAGCTGCAAGAGCTGAACCCAGCACTGGTTAGCATGATGGTATTATCAAACAGAAATTCTGAAGATTCACACGTCCAATCAAGACTCTAACCAAGCCTTAATCATAACTATAtctatttaatattaatattgttatttatgAACATTTTatgcagtgtatatatatatattagatttttttatatatgtatgtgtgtatataaatatttacactcacacatacagtacacagcaTAAATGAGTACACCACATTGAAAATTAAGACCCTATGTTTTAGGTCATTATTGTGTTGAAAGATAGCACAGCGGCCTAGAGCACAGAGTGATGGTTGCATCTTCCATTTGAGTATTTTGCAGTGGATGTGTGAATTCACGATTCCATCTATGACATGCAACACCTGCAGCACACATGTAACTCCACACAAGAAcactgccaccaccatgctatACAACATTTTTCATTGCTAATATACTTAGAGCCTTGACCTTTTTTGTGCAAAGAAATGATTTTCTTTCTCAGATCTTCTGACATTTCTTTTCCATGTGGTGCCAtttttgttgtggtgtttgttttccaGGAGAGCACAGTAGAGGTCCAGCCTATGGAGATGGCAGCTTACCCTACTGAAGACACCCCCCTTGAATCTGAGCAGGTATGTTTTAATGTGCTTTCACTCCTGTAGTTCAGTTCATTTGATCCAGACCAAGAGACAATGTTAGTTGTTGCATTTTACTTCTGGTCCAGtttgtgttcacactgacttttcacaaaaaaacaaaaaggagtaAGCATGAAGTtaaacagactgacaggtaactCTCTGATTGGACAGTTTGGGTGATATTATcgtacaaatacatacacacatcaaATGTCATCTGGACCAGTGACTACAGTCTATGGTACATACACAGGAAGGAAGCAATGTagaacaacaataacaaaaaagcaacataaaagccgtccatacaaaaacaaaaacagattgtCTCTTTCCCTTTTTAGATCCCATAGTCCAGGTTCATCCACCGTTGTCCGTGTCAACTTTGACCTAGCCTTAGTCCAAGTGTGGGTGAAAATAAGGCCAAGAAATAACCAGGCCAAGATATTAAGTAATTTTCTACAAGGAGATAGTCCACGAGTGCACTCTAAATGTTCAGAACTGATTGATCTTTACCTTTAAGCACAGAACTGATTCTCTGATGTGGTAATACATTAAAGATCTCTTTGTACCACAAAGTAACAGTAGGAGGGGattccttgttctgttttacaacATGATAATACTTTTAAACCTGGTGcctattttcacacattttggaGCCGAAAGGACTAGTAGTCACAAAATCGGTTCATTTTGCATATGGCTTCTTAAGGTACTTCTGAAAAAGCCATAGGGGAAACATGTTGTTCAGTTAATTTATAGTAAAGTCATTTCAGTGTGCAGTggcttgtttttaatttttcattgcTAAATCCTGCGATCTACCGGCATCTGACTGTTGTTACTGTGCATGGGGTATTTCTTTGTTATAGAATATATACATTTGTATAAATATACAGGTATATATAAcatgtaatatacagtatataccttatacagatcaattataagattgCTTCCAAAACAGTTCAGGACTAGCAAATGGATTCATTAGTAATTCAGCTTTTGAAATCATGCTGAAATCACATCTCTACTTTGAAAAAGTCCTGTGGTGGACccgtttgctttcacaccacaaatGAACCGCGTAAGAGTCCGCTTGGAGGGACAACAACCGGACCGAGCCAGCTTGAAAAGGATGGTCTTGGTCCGCACAAGAGTTTGACCGACAACTCTCATGGCAGTTTAAACAAACAGGATAGGTGTGATACTGTTAGGACActttagtgtttgtgtgttttagcttATAAGCAACCGATACTGGAGGTTGTCTTTTTATTGACGAAGCTCTCTGTTTTCAGGAAATTGATGAGTTGATGGAGTGGTGGAACACCGTCAGAGGTTAGGATGCCCGTGTTTACATTTAATCTGTTTGTTGTTCTGCTCCACCAGGAGAATTACCACTGAAGCCAGAGACAGTGTGGAAATCACAGCGCAccttaccacacacacacacaccagcatttttacttttactttaaaagtcatttaaaatataaaagaaatcaGCACTAAAAACTAGAAACAAAACACTGTTCTAAGTATTTGCTCTAAATactagaaaatatatatttgcaaTATTTCTGCTGCCATTTTCCAGGTTGGACAGACTGGAACGAGTCCTCCAATTTCCAGGAAGGCAATGAGGAAATGTGAGTatagtttcttttctttaataacTTTTTATTCAGATTACCCATATTATTTTGGCATTCTGAGGACATTTTTTAGAGCAGAATTATTGTTGGATTTATATTTCCTTGTCCAGGGTATCTGCAGGTCTTGAACGTCTTTAAAAGCATTGAATTTAGTTTCCTCCAAAAAAGACCTAAGAAGAAATTTGCCTCTCATAGGCATGAATGTTAGTCGTAAGATGGTTTGTAATTGAATGCAGGCTGTTGAGATGCGTAATACACGTATAAATTAGAAGTGCAATTATTGTGGAGACTGTTTATTCCTTAATGTGGAGTTTCAGTCAGCACCATCAGACGTGTAGCTACAGAAGCTAGGAAGCTCATCGACTCATAATGGGCAAATGTTAATtttagcaaaaataaaaattacttatttaacttgaatgaatgaatgaatttttaATTGGttagtccatccatccattttctgttGATAAGCCAGCTCCAGGTTATGTTAATGTCATTAATTATATCATTAGGAATTATTGTTATATACTGCTGGGAAGTGATGTAAAAATTTGATAATTTTGGGCCATCATACTgatcaatacatatttaaaagaggtattaaataacattttatgtggttttaaaaaggtcttaaaacacccttaatttaacttaacttaaggCTGCAGAAACCCTTTTGTCCAGCATTTGTCAGAATTAGGGTTCAAATGAAGCCAAGTTTTGCTGCATCATTTGGGACTCATGCATGTGGGAAAGAGCTGTTTCCTAGACATACAAGCATCTAACTTTAACTGTAATAAATACCCAATCTCATGACTTGTAAGCCTTTACTTGTCTCATGTGTCTCTCCAGGGTGATGGAGCAAGTAGCTGATCGTGTCTACATGGCAGCCCGTCTGTTTGTGCATCTTTTCAACCAGCGGGGGGCGTCCTTACAGCATCGAATCCTGGAGCTTTTGGCTCTGGCCGACTCTGCAGATCAGTTTCACAAAAGAACGGTGACAGCTGCTGTGGGTGGAGGGGTGGCCAGTGTCGCAGGCAGCGTGGCAACAATCACAGGGCTCATTCTGGCCCCTTTCACTTTTGGTGCCTCTGTTATTGTCACAGCGGTGGGGATCAGTGTGGCGACAGCGGGGAGCATCACGTCAGCGACAGCCAATATCACAGATACAGTTCACTCCAGCATGGACCGCAAGAAGTTGGAGAAGATGATTCAGAGCTACCAGGAAGAGATCAAAGACATCAGAGAATGTTTGGAGTTCGTAAAGGTGAATCTCACGCAGGCTATGCAGATGTGTCTACAGACTTACTGCTGCTGGTGACATTATAGAGGTCCAGTGGAGAAAGTAATGTAACCACTAACTTTATTTGATTTAGTGAGAGAAGTTCAGACAGGGTTAATAAATGCCGATCACATGTTCACAGAACACAATCTGTCatcttcaaattgtttgttttgtccatcCAACAGTCCAAATGATTAATTtcttataaaatgtattttcatttgaatgtttttagtAAAAAAGGTCAATTTGTATCTAAATTTAGTTCCTGAATTTGTGATAACTAGAGTTAGACCCATAAATTGGCTGGACCAATATATGAGCCAGTATTAGCTAATTGCTTATATATTGTATTAACGAATAAGTCGACCAATGTAATAACAAGAAATGTTTAAgatgatgtagagacagtgttGCACTGTTGTTTTTTCGTTGTCCCACCCAGTAGGTATTTTTGTCATAATTCTtcataaaaacagatttaagtGATCCATATCTTATATCCCTAAAATGTTTGTGCTAAAAAAAGATAATATTGGACAATATTTGTAACTCCTAAGTAACATTTTATATCTTCCTTAAaacttttatgtttatttatgtacttAGTTACTATTTATCGGAAGGTAACTACTTATAAGTTTAGCATGAGAATTGCTCAATTAGCTTAATCGTTAAACCGGCAGGTGTATTTTTGCATtgttagcaagctaactagACACGAAGAACATTGGAACAACAAAATATAAGAACATCAGACTATTAGAAAATGACTTTATCctcagttttaatttaaatcctTCAACCTTAGTGGTGTGGtggtggcgcaatggataagacacatgcttttggtgtgagagacccgggttcaacccCCAAAtgcgtccctgagcaagacatataacccctagttgctccagaggtgtgtgacctctgacatgtacagcaattataagttgctttagataaaagtgtcagctaaatgaataaatgtaaatgtcccTGCAAATGGATTTATTCTTACCCTccttctttgtctttgtgcCACTTGTAGGACAGTATGGATGCCCTGCAGCAGTGGGACTTTGAGGAATACTCAAATAGCGCTGGCAAAAAGGCTCTGAACCGCAGCCTCAAGCATGTGATGAAGGAGGGCGGCCGAGCCGGAAAAGCCCTGATGATCAACACCAATAAGCTCATCAGCACTGTGAAGATTTTAGGCACTGCAGGCGGCGCCGCCAGAGCTGCCAAGGCCATCAGTGTCACCACAGGAGTTATGTCAGCCCTCTTCCTTGCTCTGGATGTTTTCTTCCTTGCCAAAGACTCCCACGAGCTCCGCAAGGGAGCCAAAACTAAATTTGCCTCCAAGATCAGGGACGTATGTAAAGAACTGCAAGACGGCCTCCTGGAGCTGAACAAGGTGAAGACGCAGCTGCAGAAAACCATGGACGGCATCGAAGTGGAGGAGTACGAGGACATTGAGGATGTGGAGGTGGAGGTTGACGACAATTTGGAATCTGATCCAAAGAAGCTGGCTGAGCTGGAGCAGGAGCTGGACCTCCTGGAGGAGAAACTGGACAAGAAAGTCGTGGAGGAGCAGAAAAAGGTGAAGAAGGAAAAGTTCAAAAGtaagaaggagaaaaaagaggagaagagcaTGAAGGAAAAAGACAAGCcagagaaaaaggagaaggaaaCGGGAAGAAAGTATGCtaagaaagagggaaagaaggaAAGTAAGAAGGGAAAAGGTGAGGGAGGAATCAAGGTTGAGTCAAAATTAGACAAGATGtctgatgaggaaaaagagCAGAAAAAGGAGACTGTCAAAGCAGCCGAAGATGAAGTTTTAAAAGAACAATCTCAGAAAGGCAGGATGAAGGACCAAGAAACTGTGAATCGAATTACAGCTGGAAAAGTAATTTATGAGAGCAAGCCAGACAAGGTGAAAGAAGACAACGGTACAAATAAAAAGACGGacgagaaggaaaaagaaattaTGACTGGAAAAGAACACAAGGAAATTAAGAGCAGAACAGGCGATTTAAAACGAGAGGACCGGAGTGCAAACATATATTCTGAGAGGGTcaagacagagagggacagaagtaagagcagcagagaggatgAAAGCGTAATgaatgaagagaaagagacagacactgAGAGTGCAAGGAGACACAGCAGCAGGAGCGACAAAGACAGACCCCACAGGAGTGAAAGAGGAAGCAAACATGGAAATAAAGAAACCAATGAGGAAAGAAGCAACAGGAaagagaggtggaggaagacAGGGGAGGAAAGAGGAGTTAGTGACCAGGGAGCGGAGATGGCAAAAAGTAGAGATGGGAAGAGAGAAAACCAGGAGGGAAGAGAAtctaagaaagagagagggatggaaagcGAAGCTCGTGGAAAAAGCGGCGGGACGAAGATCTCACATCGAAGTCACGACATGGCGACGCAGAGGGAGCTTTCGGAAAGAGAGTGttggagcagcagagaggaatTTGACTCAAAGAGGAGTCACCACAGGAGAGGGACAGCCCCGCATGATGAccggagggagagaggagatgagaaACAAGGGAGCAGGACTAAGAACGCAAGGAGGCTGTATGAGCAAGCAGGGGgtgaggaggaaaggaggaagaggaacgAGGATGGACAGATTCAGAGGAGggacagagaaagaagaggaagtgaCAGAGAGCATGGACACCAGAGCCACCGAGGATACCGAGCACGATCCAACGCGCTGCTGGAAGACGGACTGAATATTTAGTTGTTAAGATATTATCTTTGGcatttcatttcaaacattAACACGCCATTATTAATTCAAGGTTAGGTTTGGATTATTTGAAGTCTGTCTTAAAGTCCAACTGGAATTTAAGAGACAGGTGCGAAGGAGAAGGGCGAGCGGATCACAAGCTGCAAATAAACTCCAGCACACGGTCAGGCAAATGGTTTGTGACAATAAGAAGCCTTCTTAAATAGGGAGTGGCTTTAAGTCTGCAACCAATCACATCCCCAATGTGCAACAGGAaggcataaaacaaaaacaaaattttaagaTACTGCAAATTTACTTCACCGAGCAAAGTTATTTGCATGTGAGATggatgaaacattttaacaagcCATTTGATGACAAAAATTTCCAGTCCACAAAGAAGTAAATAATATTATACATATTAtgaacagctcgtttgtagtccagccgatTCCCTTTCATCCATGTGACGACAtggggatgaaagcaaaatccGCGTCATATAACgttcgccaagcggctagtccgacacgccctcaaaaatagcattggaaaaacactgagttgcagcacacacctctcctctcccttccgaACACTAGCTATCCTCcagacataaagttgttactgtgatgtagagacagcgctcagttaaaactttatggatgaaagatacttttgttacagattaataactcaccactctgaaactcttgctccagttcatgttgccaagctggtaaggggaacacgtacagctgaaccgaagccgtgtttactgactttggctagtagtccttaactaggaactgcttATGTGCAACTttcaacaaagatcatgtagaggcaagatttgtcactccatagctaaaacgaaacgcatagggtgaaaagaggagctgcaccaatgtgcagtatgacaaaaatatggtgttttttgaaaattaaaccatgtaaacctgttctggtacaaccactaaataagattttgaacctgataCCAACTCTTTAACTAATATATGCAGTTAGAAAAGACTAATGAACGGGCTGGTTTACGGACTTtcaaaacactgacaaacaaaaacattgcgTTAACGGGTGGTCACCACTGGTGTGCGACAGAGAGCAGAACCCAGAGTTGATTAAGGTCTACACTACTGCAGTATCATCTAGTGCAGCGGTTCCAAACTAAGGGTACTTGGCACCGCTGCAGTTGCCAAGCtacatgtaaaacatattgAGTAGCTCAGCTAATTTCACACAATAGAAATTACAGGAAAAGTTGTAACACCTGAACTGTACATGAAAACAAGTTGGCAAGTGAGCACAGACGTTTAAATGGTTGAGTGGTTGAAACATACAGCTTCTGAAACCCTAACAACTCGTAACAATACGAATGCAAACTTGAGCGATACTATAATTAACAGTATTTACTAGGAATTTGAAAGGTGAGACtatgaaataaaatttaatttcatcTGACAGGGCTGTGGGAAAATGTTTGGGAATTGTCTAGTAAATTGTTTTTGGAACACAACTTATAGTAGCTTTAAAGTTTACTATGATTAATTTTATGCCCTGTGCTTTGACACCTTTAAGTTACTTACTGAAGTACTGTACTTAGGTCAATTGTTTAGGTGCTTTACTTGAGTAGTACCATACTTCACACTGTACTACATTGTTTTATACCTTTTGTTACTttgtatgtttatattttacCAACAAAATCGACTTGACATCAACTTCTACATAGAATTACAACTACCAAACAGTAAAGTAGT
This genomic window contains:
- the LOC123972255 gene encoding uncharacterized protein LOC123972255 isoform X9 codes for the protein MRAQSLYTVSSLPALKACRRTRRIHLHRKIHPAMTVCLGLPTRRSVAKEKKGIFNGIFKKTPKPVEAAHPEEEKGGGLFSGLLRKTPKASEEKTESPSREPQKDLSENNTTKELDMKSENQLSGSCENLFHTTVLKEKKGGLAGIFKRSVSTDNLFDEEKGGLFSGLLKKTPKASGDEAAAEDKDDKLSASNNSLFENSNTKELNTDEDKLSASWENLLDATTSKEKTGGLAGIFKKSPKPALRAIVTKDPLSDTRKLSTSCDSLTETAQDDFGELSTINNTLSEATSTTKESEDMEAPEGGGLRGRRTIKKKRRVVSFRIKKTLPKIPKLSLTSQGSDKMPFFEETFELQELNPALVSMMESTVEVQPMEMAAYPTEDTPLESEQEIDELMEWWNTVRGWTDWNESSNFQEGNEEMVMEQVADRVYMAARLFVHLFNQRGASLQHRILELLALADSADQFHKRTVTAAVGGGVASVAGSVATITGLILAPFTFGASVIVTAVGISVATAGSITSATANITDTVHSSMDRKKLEKMIQSYQEEIKDIRECLEFVKDSMDALQQWDFEEYSNSAGKKALNRSLKHVMKEGGRAGKALMINTNKLISTVKILGTAGGAARAAKAISVTTGVMSALFLALDVFFLAKDSHELRKGAKTKFASKIRDVCKELQDGLLELNKVKTQLQKTMDGIEVEEYEDIEDVEVEVDDNLESDPKKLAELEQELDLLEEKLDKKVVEEQKKVKKEKFKSKKEKKEEKSMKEKDKPEKKEKETGRKYAKKEGKKESKKGKGEGGIKVESKLDKMSDEEKEQKKETVKAAEDEVLKEQSQKGRMKDQETVNRITAGKVIYESKPDKVKEDNGTNKKTDEKEKEIMTGKEHKEIKSRTGDLKREDRSANIYSERVKTERDRSKSSREDESVMNEEKETDTESARRHSSRSDKDRPHRSERGSKHGNKETNEERSNRKERWRKTGEERGVSDQGAEMAKSRDGKRENQEGRESKKERGMESEARGKSGGTKISHRSHDMATQRELSERECWSSREEFDSKRSHHRRGTAPHDDRRERGDEKQGSRTKNARRLYEQAGGEEERRKRNEDGQIQRRDRERRGSDREHGHQSHRGYRARSNALLEDGLNI
- the LOC123972255 gene encoding titin homolog isoform X1: MEACMMKPEAKRKPKLPKPPPKPAEINGNDTERLEKSTPLVPQRPSDAELTQTQYWMKTTNNEGAESLHSELSASTESLSENKEKGVFFSGLLRKTPKTAREENPSAQKDSPCDDSLSGAANTKEKKGIFNGIFKKTPKPVEAAHPEEEKGGGLFSGLLRKTPKASEEKTESPSREPQKDLSENNTTKELDMKSENQLSGSCENLFHTTVLKEKKGGLAGIFKRSVSTDNLFDEEKGGLFSGLLKKTPKASGDEAAAEDKDDKLSASNNSLFENSNTKELNTDEDKLSASWENLLDATTSKEKTGGLAGIFKKSPKPALRAIVTKDPLSDTRKLSTSCDSLTETAQDDFGELSTINNTLSEATSTTKESEDMEAPEGGGLRGRRTIKKKRRVVSFRIKKTLPKIPKLSLTSQGSDKMPFFEETFELQELNPALVSMMESTVEVQPMEMAAYPTEDTPLESEQEIDELMEWWNTVRGWTDWNESSNFQEGNEEMVMEQVADRVYMAARLFVHLFNQRGASLQHRILELLALADSADQFHKRTVTAAVGGGVASVAGSVATITGLILAPFTFGASVIVTAVGISVATAGSITSATANITDTVHSSMDRKKLEKMIQSYQEEIKDIRECLEFVKDSMDALQQWDFEEYSNSAGKKALNRSLKHVMKEGGRAGKALMINTNKLISTVKILGTAGGAARAAKAISVTTGVMSALFLALDVFFLAKDSHELRKGAKTKFASKIRDVCKELQDGLLELNKVKTQLQKTMDGIEVEEYEDIEDVEVEVDDNLESDPKKLAELEQELDLLEEKLDKKVVEEQKKVKKEKFKSKKEKKEEKSMKEKDKPEKKEKETGRKYAKKEGKKESKKGKGEGGIKVESKLDKMSDEEKEQKKETVKAAEDEVLKEQSQKGRMKDQETVNRITAGKVIYESKPDKVKEDNGTNKKTDEKEKEIMTGKEHKEIKSRTGDLKREDRSANIYSERVKTERDRSKSSREDESVMNEEKETDTESARRHSSRSDKDRPHRSERGSKHGNKETNEERSNRKERWRKTGEERGVSDQGAEMAKSRDGKRENQEGRESKKERGMESEARGKSGGTKISHRSHDMATQRELSERECWSSREEFDSKRSHHRRGTAPHDDRRERGDEKQGSRTKNARRLYEQAGGEEERRKRNEDGQIQRRDRERRGSDREHGHQSHRGYRARSNALLEDGLNI